The following are from one region of the Synechococcales cyanobacterium T60_A2020_003 genome:
- a CDS encoding IS5/IS1182 family transposase translates to YHRRSIAETTMFRFKTIFGGNLSARQFDNQAVELFIKCVALNRMIQIAKPDSYKVEG, encoded by the coding sequence GCTATCATCGTCGTTCGATTGCTGAAACTACCATGTTCCGCTTTAAGACTATTTTTGGGGGCAATCTCAGTGCACGTCAATTTGACAATCAAGCCGTGGAATTGTTCATCAAATGTGTTGCGCTCAACCGCATGATTCAGATCGCTAAACCCGATAGCTACAAGGTTGAAGGTTAA